A window of Clostridiaceae bacterium genomic DNA:
TAAGTCTGATTCCTGTGGACAAAACCCTTGCAATTTTCCCTGAAATAACTGACAGGAAAGATTTAATCACAGTTTTTGCTTTTGCCGGAAGCGTTAAGAAAGTTATTACATGTAGCAGGCTTCCTGTTGAAGGAAGTATTATGATTTCAAAGAAAATCGGCGAATTAATTGAATATGTAAAACCTGAAGATACGGTTAACAGGATAGCAAGTTATCTTGTTGGCAAATAAAGGAGGGTGAAGAGGTTGCAAATAAATGCATCAACCTGTGTTGGATGTGGACGGTGCATTCCATACTGCACTATGGGATGTATACATTATAAAAAAAGCATGAAGAAAACAAAAGTACATTGTTATATCGATGAAGAAGAGTGTGTTGACTGTGGTATTTGTTACCGTTCAAAAGCATGTCCTACCGATTCTTTGTATCAACCTGTTCACCAATGGCCCCGTTCTATAAGAGGAACATTTTCAAACCCACTTGCAGAACATAAGGAAACCAGGGTGCCAGGCAGGGGAACAGAGGAGATGAAAACCTGCGATATAACAGACCGATATAAAAGAGGTTTTGCAGGGATAGCTGCCGAAATGGGAAGACCCGGGGTTGGAGCCAGGCTTTCGGATGTTGAAAAGGTTTTTATGGCTCTTGTAGCCTTAGATGTCGAATTTGAAAGCTGTAATCCTCTGACAGGATTGCTTATGGATAAAAAAAGTGGAAGAATGAATCCTGAAGTTCTGAATGAAAAAGTATTATCTTGTATTATTGAGATGATAGTTCCTATTGATAGAATAATTGAGGTCATAGATGTACTGGAGAAAGTAGCAGAGGAAGTGGACACAGTTTTTTCAATAGATCTTACTGCCAGAGTAAATGAAGATCTTTCAGTTCCCACTGCAAAAATTATGGATTTAAATAAAAGGTGGTATTCCTTTAACGGAAAGACAAATATTGGTCTAGGAAAGCTTAAGGTAAAGGGGGCTGATTTAACATGAGTCACACCTTGCACAGGAGAGGGGATCCCGAAACTTTTAAGAATGATTTTATTATATTCTCGATGACAGCTAAAGGATTTAATGAAAAAAATTCAAAATGGGCGCTAAAGGAGTTTTTAAGGATACTGCACAAGTACAATATCTCCAATACCGGAGACATGAAAACCGGCAACATGTATATAGTAGACAAGGAAGATATTGTTGACAATGTCCAGGATACTTCTATCGTGCATGCAGTTTTCACAAACAGGGAAGAAGTCAAGGCAGCATTAAAGGAATTGAAGGAAGCGGACCTTGGGGTGTCGGTGATAGTAACAGGTAATGTTGAAGAAGTAAATAATATTTGCAATGAAGTGGGGATTAAAAGACATACAGTGGAATACTCAGTTGGTATAAGAGGAAATCTGACAAGACTTCCAGAGGAAGAGCTTCTTGAAATAACTACCATGTGTGGACATGGTATGGTATCTCATTTTCTGGTAAGAAAAATGTTGACAGATATAAAAAAAGGAAGGATTTCAATAGAGGAGGCTGCCAAGCACCTCGCCACTCCCTGCGTGTGTGGTGTATTCAATCCGCAGAGGGCAGCAATGCTGCTTAGTGAACTTGTTGAAGTATGGTGTCTTGATGAATATTAAGCTGGAGGCTGTAAATATGACTTATGTAATTATAGGTAACGGGCCAGCAGGCATAAATGCTATTGAACAAATCATAAAAATCAATCCTGAGGGTGAAATAATACTTGTTTCAAAAGAAAATACACTGCCCTATAGCAGGATTATGCTTCCGGAATATTTGATAGGCGAGGTTTGTGAAGACCAGCTTTATTACAGGGATAAAGATTTCTACGCAAGATACAAAGTAAATTTAAGGCTTGGTAGATTTGTAACCGGAATAATTCCGGAACAAAAGATAGTAACCCTTGATGACGGATCTTCCATTGCTTACGATAAATTACTTATCGCGACCGGGTCAAGTCCCGTAATTCCGAAATTTGCGCAATGTGATATCGGCGGAGTTTTCACATTGTGGGATAAAAATGATGTTGAGAAGATACGCAGTTATATAAATAATATTAAAGAAATTTCAGAAATTGTAGTCATCGGTGGGGGATTACTAGGCCTTCAGATAGCAAGGGCATTATCTTCAATAGGTCTGTCAGTAACAGTGGTGGAAAAACAAGACAGGATAATGCCTCTGCAGCTTGATAAAAAGGCCGGTATACTATTAATGGAAGCTGCAGGAAAATCCGGAGTGAAATTCTTGATTGATACTGAGGTCTTAAGCCTGGAGGAAGAACAAGGTTCAATAAAATATGTGGTGACTAATAAAGGGAAAATCAAAGCAGATGCAGTTTTTGTTTCTGTTGGGGTGAAGCCTAATCTTAATTTCGTTGAAAATACCGGATTAAACAGGAATAAAGGATTGATAGTAAATGAATACATGGAAACAAATATTCCCGATATCTATGCTGCAGGGGATATTGCTGAGGCAAGGGAATATTTAACCAATGAAAATACTGTCAGGGCACTCTGGCCATGTGCAGTCAGGCAAGGCAAAGTAGCGGGGTTAAATATGGCAGGATGTAAAGAAATATATGATGGCAGTATTGCAATGAATTCCATTGAACTTTTTGGGCTATCCCTTATTTCTTTTGGAGAACTACAGGGAGAGGGTATTAACGGAATAATGAATAATTACGGGGACGGTAATTATCAGATGCTTTTCTTTAGAGAAGACAGACTGGTAGGAGCAATATTTGCGGGCAGTATTCAAAATGCAGGTGTTTTTTTCAACAGATTGGGAGAGAAACTCTCTTACAACTTTATTAATAGGCTCTTAAATTGTTTACCTTACTAATTTTACTGGAAGTCTAGGGGAAGAATCATATGGCTAAGAGAGAAAGACTGCTTGCAGTCTTAAGAGGAGAAAAAGTAGACAGAGTGCCTGTTTC
This region includes:
- a CDS encoding ferredoxin family protein, encoding MQINASTCVGCGRCIPYCTMGCIHYKKSMKKTKVHCYIDEEECVDCGICYRSKACPTDSLYQPVHQWPRSIRGTFSNPLAEHKETRVPGRGTEEMKTCDITDRYKRGFAGIAAEMGRPGVGARLSDVEKVFMALVALDVEFESCNPLTGLLMDKKSGRMNPEVLNEKVLSCIIEMIVPIDRIIEVIDVLEKVAEEVDTVFSIDLTARVNEDLSVPTAKIMDLNKRWYSFNGKTNIGLGKLKVKGADLT
- a CDS encoding NAD(P)/FAD-dependent oxidoreductase, translating into MTYVIIGNGPAGINAIEQIIKINPEGEIILVSKENTLPYSRIMLPEYLIGEVCEDQLYYRDKDFYARYKVNLRLGRFVTGIIPEQKIVTLDDGSSIAYDKLLIATGSSPVIPKFAQCDIGGVFTLWDKNDVEKIRSYINNIKEISEIVVIGGGLLGLQIARALSSIGLSVTVVEKQDRIMPLQLDKKAGILLMEAAGKSGVKFLIDTEVLSLEEEQGSIKYVVTNKGKIKADAVFVSVGVKPNLNFVENTGLNRNKGLIVNEYMETNIPDIYAAGDIAEAREYLTNENTVRALWPCAVRQGKVAGLNMAGCKEIYDGSIAMNSIELFGLSLISFGELQGEGINGIMNNYGDGNYQMLFFREDRLVGAIFAGSIQNAGVFFNRLGEKLSYNFINRLLNCLPY